ATTTTATTGACAAAAATATTAGTTTTTGCTATCATACATCTAATTTAATAAAGAGAAGTAAAAAGGTGTGTGATTTAAGAAAAACAAAACTAATAGATAAAATAAGTTCACTAGAACTATACAAATACTCAATATTAAATACTCAATATTTTTTAGAAATTACATTGAAAATGTAGCAGAAGATTGCCTCAAGAACGGGCTTGTTCTTGAGAGCGCTGACCACAATGTTAGTGAAGCTGAACTTGCTAGGTTAAAGGTACAGCTTAAAAATGCTCTACTTAATTGTATTATAAGCTACCGTTTTCATGGGATTGGCTATGTTTTAGTAAAAACCAAAGATACCCTAATAGATCTTGAACAACCTGTTAATATAGAATTACCTATTGGTTTTGAATACCTTGATTATGAATATGTAAGAGATTTGGGAGTTGATTTTGATCATATAACCTATAAAGTAAAATCCAACAATAAGAACAATTCTTTAGACGCAGTTAAAATACATAAAAGTCGACTTATCATATATGAAAACTTTGATTATATCTTGAAAAGATATGTTCCGTGTTATGCCGAAAGCTTTTTGCTAGATATTTATTTATTTGAAAAGATATACGTCGAAATAGAAAGACGTATTGAAAACCACAATTTTTTGTTTTACAAAGATGAATCTTTAGTACAACTACAAGACGCACTGTCTAGCGCAACAACTTCTTTAAGTGCACTTACTCAGAGCAATAATGATAGGGGAAGTGGCATTTTATCTTCTTTTTTGAGAAAACAAAATTCAAACAATCATAGTAAAGATATTTCTAATTCAAGAAACCTTAATGACTCATTATCACAGGAGCTTGCTAGGCTAAAAAGTAATCTAAATAATGAGGGAATGTTTTATACGGCCACCCCTAGTGCTAGTTTAGAGGTTATTAAATACGACCTTAGTTACTTAAAGGAGGCCTTAGCATTAATTAAGGCAAAAATTGGTACAGATACTAAAGAGCTCTTAACCAGAAGTTTTAATGAGCAGGCTAAAGGGCTAGGAAATGATGGTAAAGGGGATAGGAGTAATTATTACAACTTGACGCATTTTTAGAAAAACTAAAAAGAGAAACTTCAACGCCATCTTGTGTGGGGGTTGTCTAATGAATGGTGTTAGAAAAAGACTTTCTGATATGTCATTTCGCATGATCAACGTATTTAAGGATCCTAAACCCTTAAAGTTTTATAAAGGTACTGTTGTAAAGCTTTAAAATGATTCTTCTTATCAGAGAGTATTTGATAAAAATAAGTACACTGAATTCGCAGGAGTTATTATTGACATAAAGCCACAAGAACTTGTAATTCTTTATGATTCTGATATGTCTGATATTCAAGGATATTCCAAACTTTACACATATCAAGACCTTAACTATGAACTAAAAGACCGAATATCAATTGCAGATTTAGTTTACTTTGAAATATTTAGTATTGACTCTTCAATCGGATATTTTACTTTGGTTTTAAAGGAATTTATATGGACAAACTAGAATTTAAAATGGAATTGGAAATTGGGTGGTTTGGTGGTCGTGCGCAGGTATTGCTAAAATGCATGAAAAAGGGAGTAACAATTTACCAGCAAGAAAACATTTAACCAAAATTGATAGTAGCAATGAGTTTAGAGAATATATCAATAATAGCTATATAAATTCTAAATTTAATCTTGACCCTAAATCGGGAATGGGGGCTGTTGGACAAGCTTTTACAAGGTACTATGAAATTAAGCCTTATAGCCGTAATGATTTTTGTAACGGTTTATGAGTTATATTCTCATTATAAATTAATCTATACAGCAAATATGGAAAGACTTGAGAGTACATTGACTCCAGCAATAAATTCGGCACTCGCTCCATTAGAATTAACCAAATCAATAACCGTATTGATTTGGTTAATTCTAATGATAAAAATCTAAAAATATCTAATGATCTGAAATTCAATCAGGAAGGAAAACCTATCTATAAGGAAAGAACATATAATGCAAAATAACACTATTGGTTTAGGACTTAATTTACTATCCAGCTTAACTAACATAGCTAAAACTGATACAAACATAGATCATAATTACATTAATATTTTAGTAAAGTAATAGATTTTTTCTACAAAACATATATAAGCAGACTAAAATCTATGGAAACAGCTGAGTCAACTAAAATATTTGAAGAAATACAAGACATTTTAAAATACAACATTGAGATAATAGAGGCCATCTCTACTGACAAAAATAAAAAAATTATCACTTCACTTAAAGCAACACGTAACAAAATTATGAAAGAATATATCAAAATGCTTAAAAGATTGCATTGTCTACTAATTGCTTTGTTACTATGTTGTACTACTATTGCTAACCTAACAGAAGAACCAAAACCACCAATTATTCAAACACTAAAATCTTTAGCTAAATATGAAACACAACTTTCAGAGTATGTTATGTACCTAGTAACATTTTTAGCTAAAACAAAAGTTAAAGTTAATGATCCAAATTATCCAGAATATCCTTATCCATACTTATCAACACTAAAAGACGAACACTCCATAACTGCGGTAAAACATAATATCAAGATATATTTAGAGTACATTAAAAAAACAAAACCAATAGCGGGAAAAGTCTATAATCAATATTCCCAATTAAAAATGTAAATTACAAAAAGGTTTTTCCTGCAAGAAATTCTACTTTATAATCAAATTGGCTTTTACAACAGAGAAAAAATCTAGATATTAGATTAACGCAGATTTAATATCTAGATTTTAACATTTTCAACATGAATATTTACTAATTAATTAGTACCCTCTTCTAGAAATTTTATTATTTTTTCTATCTGTCCTACAGCGTTTGTAGCCATTTCTTGCCCTTTGCCACTAGTATTATTTCCACTGAACGGTACAGTTACTCCAACTAATTTTGCCTCTTTCCATATATCCGTTTTCTTTTGGTCTTTATCTGTATAACCTTCAATTGTTTGTTTAGCTGCTTTTAACGCTGCTAATTTAGCCGCTAATTTATCTTTAAATAGACTTTGCAACTTTAATAGTTTTTCTTCAAGTTCTGCATTACTTACATCCTTTAAACTTTCTTTTAACTTATTTATTTTATCTTTATAATCTTTAAATGTGTCACCAGAAGAATCATTTTTAAGAACTAAAACGTCTGTACTCAATGAATCTATTTCTTTCTTTTCTTCTACGTATGCTTTACAAGCCATTATAAATAACATTGATACAAAAAATAATTTAAATATGTTTTTATTTTTCATTAGTTACTCCTATATTCAATAATAATAATGAGATAAAAGCTAGCACAATATTCGAAAAATATAAATCTTTCAATTAAAATCTTTAAAAATTTTTGAAAATAGGATCTATAATTACAAGAATAAATTTTAATTTTACTCAACATATTGTACTAGAAATAAAAAAAAGGAATAAAAATGAAAATTATCAATATATTATTTTGTTTATTTTTACTTATACTAAATAGCTGCACTGCTAATGATACACACATCCAACAAACAAAAAGTCGGGGAAAGCGCGATTTACCCCCAAAAGAAGTAACACAAGAAAAACCAAAATCTAAAGAAGAACTTCTTAGAGAAAAGCTATCTGAAGATCAAAAAACACACCTTGATTGGTTAAAAGAAGCTCTGGGGAATGATGGAAAATTTGATAAATTTTTAGGATATGATGAGTCAAAAATAAAAGAAGCGCTTGATCATATAAAAAGTGAACTTGATAAATGTACTGGAGAAAATGCAAATGAACAGAAAAGCACCTTTAAACAAGTGGTTCAAGGTGCCCTTGGCGGCGGAATAGATAGCTTTGCAAATCAAGCAAATAGCATGTGTGGTGGCAATTAGTAATAGGAAATGAGATAAAAATGAAAATTATCAATATATTATTTTGTTTATTTTTAATTATGCTAAACAGCTGTAATTCTAATGATAATGATACTTTTAATAACAAAAGTGTCCAGCAAACAGAAAGCAGAAAAAAACGTGATTTAAGCCAAGAAGAGCTGCAACAACAAGAGAAAATTACTTTAACTCATAAAGAAGAAAAAATGTTCAATTTATTAAAAACTGTGTTTACATACACAATCAAAAAATTATACAACGAGATGCAAGAATCAATTAATGGGAATAAGGGTGAATATGAAAGCAAATGTAATAATTTCTTTAATTGGCTTTTCAAAGATCCTCAAAAACAAAAAGAATTGGCCAATGCATTTACTAAAGTTTATAACTTCTTAGAATCTAAAAGACAATCAAAAGCAAGTGGTGAAAGCTTTGATGCTTATATTAAAGGAGCCATTGACTGCAAAAATAATGATAATAATAAATATGGAAACGGAAGTGATAACGAAATACGGCAATATTTCAAAGGTGTAGCCGATAGTACATTTTCTCATAAAAATGACAACAATGAGATTTATAAGTGCCTTAAAGATGAACTTTTAGACGATACAAACCATTATGCCGGTCTTACAGCTAATTGGCAAAACTAAAATCACACAAAAATAAAAACCTTAATTATTATACCTATAGCAGCCCCCAAATAGAGGGGGCTGCTATTCAAAAATATTGCTATGCTGCAAATATATAATTAAATTGTCTTTCTTTTTTTTAACATGCAAAAGAATTTTAATACTTTTGTTTTATAAACATCCCGATTATCAGACATAAATACTTTAAGCTTATTTAGATCATCTAATCTATTAGTTTTATTGAAATATTCTTTTAGAATATTTGCCCAATATTCTATACTCTTAAGCTCAGCATTCTTTTCTAAGAGATATTCAAAATCATCATCATTATCAGTACATAATGCCCGAATAAGAGCATTTATATTATTTTTTTCTTCACCTTCATTTACCCAATTTTTTATATTAAACAGTGCGTCTCTAAAAATTTCATAGCAATAAGCCTTGCCAGATTTTAAGTTTTTATTAAAGCTGTTTAGTTGATTTTTTTCTTGATTTATATCCTTTTTTTGTTCTTGTTTTCGATTAACACTAACTTGCTTGCTAGGCATAAAATTTGCGTTTTCATAATTATTGTAAATAGGCGCTGCATCGGTATCAACTTCACTTTTTATATGAAGACATGTAACTAAAGCATACCTTTTGAAATAAGTAATAGCTGACCCAACCAGTTGTGGTGCTGTATTTACAACATTTTTAGACCCGTTTTCATTGTTCCATTGTAAGTTTTTTGTAAGCATTGGTGTATCAAAAGAAAATTCATATCCAGTACTTGTACTGTAAAATGTGGTCCTAATAACATGCTCCTTTTGACCATCTACAAATTTAGATATTGGATATTGCTCAAAATCAAGCTCCAAATTGTGCTTATTAATAACGTTTTCGATTTCTTCTACTATTTCATTGAAATTCTGATATTCGTATCCATATCCTTTAAGACTTTTGTCAATCCCTGGTAAATTCATTTTTAGGGTTTTCATATCTTTTCTGAAGCTTATTTTTGCTTGAATATTTTCTTGTGGATTATTATTATTTGACATGTTTGTCATGTTTTTACTCCTTGTATTTTAGTAATAAATAAAAGTATATAGCAAAAACTATTTTTATCAACTTTTTAACAAAAAATTTTACAAAAAAGAAGTGGGACTTAACCAAACTCTTTCCTCAAAGAATCTCGTTAAGTCCCCACTATATTATTATTTTTAGCAAATTCTAAAATATAAGGTAGTCAAAAATGATAATACATCAAATAACTACGATGGTTTTAGTGTAGCCCAATTTTAAATTAAAATCAATTTATATTTTTACTAAATAAAAAATTTTATTTTTTTAACAAAATTAATAATTAAAATTTAATATTCTTTTAGAAAAGTATTTACTTTTAAATCAAAATTTTGCATTATAATACTTACTATTATATCTAAAGTATAAGGAGATTGTCAGATATGACAACATCAACCAATAAAAAAATTGTAACTTGCCACAACAAACACCAATACAAATTAATATCTCTTACTTCAACACTAAATTACCTAAACAAAAAAGATAAGAAATACACTCAACAAATCATACTCTATTACTTTAATGAAAATCTAAAAAGAAATGGTTTAGCTCCCACTACACTGAGAACAATGCAAAATTATCTTTATAAATTAGAAAAAGTACTAAAAGTTACAACTAATTACTACCAACACATGGGAGTAAATTGTGGGACTGAAATTTACTATAAGCTAAAGTATCCTAAAAATGAATGTTACCAGAAAATCAACAAGTACTTTAAAGAGCGAAAAAACTCTAGATTTAAATCTAGAGTTAATACCCATTTTAAAGACAATATTTCTAAAAATGGTAGTGTAAATTCAGTGGAGTGTTTAAGTAATAAAAATAATATAAAAGAAGAAAGAAAAATTAACCAAATAGAAAAGTATCAAATAAGAAATTATTTCAATAAATGTAACTTTAAGACGGAAGAAGCTCTTTCTATTTTGTATTTAAATACTGATAAAGATACTAAGATTGAGGCAATGAAAATCTTAAAACAAAATGAAATTGTTCTAATAAAACGTTTTAATATAAAAAAATCTTGTATTAAAGAAAAGCAAAATAAATTAAAGAACATTCTAAATAACACTCAGAAAGAATTCGAAAAAAATGGATATAATCCTGAACAATTAGAAATAAATTTGCAAAAAGTATACGAAAATTACAAATTTAAGCCCCATTTTATTATTGAAAATCATAAATATAATGATTTAAGTTGCATAAAACGTAAATTAGAAAAGTCGATTGAAAGAAAAAAAGAAAATTCTCAACAAAATTATCAAAATTTAAAGGCAAACATTTTCAATATCCTTATTGAACAACTAAAAAAATATGCAAATATTGAAATTCTAAAGCCTATTATAAAAGAATATTTGAATAACCAAAAGAAAATAGAATACAATAAAGTATTTGGTACATATTATCTTGAATTATTAGAAATAATAAAAAATGAAAAAAATTCTTTAACCACAGAAGAATTTAGCATAAAGACCGTATGAGGATTTAACATGGGAAATGCACCCGAACCTATTGAAACTATAAAAAAAGGCAAATGTAAAGTTGAATGCCAAAACAAAGAACGCTTTATTAAGATTGAAAAAGAAAATGGCAAAGCAATGTACCATACAAAAATAATGATGGACATTTACAAATTTGGAGTTTATGAGAAAAAACATGAATTTAGATTATCATTGAGGGCTTTATTTAATGGAGAAAGAATTGTTGAAGAAACTCACTTGTATCCAATTAAAGAGGGAGATAAGTTTATTGGTATTTTTTATGGTTATAGAAAACCAATTAAAAAACCTTTAATAAAGTATCAAATAAATGGAACTAGAAAAGCATATGCATTAGCAAGGGCATATTATATGGAATTTAGATTTAAAGTTGGAAGTGTTTTTTGCTATTTTAAAGGATTGTATCGTTTATTGGATAAAAAAAGAACAAACAATCACTACAACAAAGTTTTATTTAGTATGTTTACGGATTTAGAACAACAAGTATATAAATTTTATGGGAAAAAATACCCGGAGCAAGGACCGTTAATAAAATGGATACTAAAAAACCTAAAATAATAACAATTGCGTCAATCAAGGGCGGTGTTGGTAAAAGCACAAGTGCAATTATATTTGCAACCTTATTGGCTCAAAAATATAAGGTATTATTAATAGATATAGATACTC
The window above is part of the Borreliella mayonii genome. Proteins encoded here:
- a CDS encoding BBA14 family lipoprotein, translated to MLKRLHCLLIALLLCCTTIANLTEEPKPPIIQTLKSLAKYETQLSEYVMYLVTFLAKTKVKVNDPNYPEYPYPYLSTLKDEHSITAVKHNIKIYLEYIKKTKPIAGKVYNQYSQLKM
- the revA gene encoding fibronectin-binding protein RevA, with the translated sequence MKNKNIFKLFFVSMLFIMACKAYVEEKKEIDSLSTDVLVLKNDSSGDTFKDYKDKINKLKESLKDVSNAELEEKLLKLQSLFKDKLAAKLAALKAAKQTIEGYTDKDQKKTDIWKEAKLVGVTVPFSGNNTSGKGQEMATNAVGQIEKIIKFLEEGTN
- a CDS encoding Mlp family lipoprotein, with the protein product MKIINILFCLFLLILNSCTANDTHIQQTKSRGKRDLPPKEVTQEKPKSKEELLREKLSEDQKTHLDWLKEALGNDGKFDKFLGYDESKIKEALDHIKSELDKCTGENANEQKSTFKQVVQGALGGGIDSFANQANSMCGGN
- a CDS encoding Mlp family lipoprotein, giving the protein MKIINILFCLFLIMLNSCNSNDNDTFNNKSVQQTESRKKRDLSQEELQQQEKITLTHKEEKMFNLLKTVFTYTIKKLYNEMQESINGNKGEYESKCNNFFNWLFKDPQKQKELANAFTKVYNFLESKRQSKASGESFDAYIKGAIDCKNNDNNKYGNGSDNEIRQYFKGVADSTFSHKNDNNEIYKCLKDELLDDTNHYAGLTANWQN
- a CDS encoding plasmid maintenance protein, with product MTTSTNKKIVTCHNKHQYKLISLTSTLNYLNKKDKKYTQQIILYYFNENLKRNGLAPTTLRTMQNYLYKLEKVLKVTTNYYQHMGVNCGTEIYYKLKYPKNECYQKINKYFKERKNSRFKSRVNTHFKDNISKNGSVNSVECLSNKNNIKEERKINQIEKYQIRNYFNKCNFKTEEALSILYLNTDKDTKIEAMKILKQNEIVLIKRFNIKKSCIKEKQNKLKNILNNTQKEFEKNGYNPEQLEINLQKVYENYKFKPHFIIENHKYNDLSCIKRKLEKSIERKKENSQQNYQNLKANIFNILIEQLKKYANIEILKPIIKEYLNNQKKIEYNKVFGTYYLELLEIIKNEKNSLTTEEFSIKTV
- a CDS encoding DUF226 domain-containing protein is translated as MGNAPEPIETIKKGKCKVECQNKERFIKIEKENGKAMYHTKIMMDIYKFGVYEKKHEFRLSLRALFNGERIVEETHLYPIKEGDKFIGIFYGYRKPIKKPLIKYQINGTRKAYALARAYYMEFRFKVGSVFCYFKGLYRLLDKKRTNNHYNKVLFSMFTDLEQQVYKFYGKKYPEQGPLIKWILKNLK